The proteins below come from a single Aegilops tauschii subsp. strangulata cultivar AL8/78 chromosome 6, Aet v6.0, whole genome shotgun sequence genomic window:
- the LOC109775680 gene encoding cytochrome P450 714C2, with the protein MELAAALLVTTHGALAAAVVLALATFLYFLYAAWLAPSATRRRLRGSGFGGPAPSFPLGNLPEIAASLAESNGTLPAGAGVTSDIHGAVFPYFARWRAAFDKVFVYWLGAEPFLYVADPEFLKSATAGAMGRLWGKPDVFRRDRMPMFGRGLVMAEGDDWARHRHIIAPAFSATNLNDMIGVMEETTAKMLGDWSEAVAAAGRSAGAVVDVERGVVRNAAEIIARASFGIGDEGGARVFQKLQAMQTMLFRSNRLVGVPLARLLHLRKTYDAWKLGREIDALLLDIIDSRRGSQHDAGGQEKKNKDLLSLLLAGNDETGEAAGKKRLMTSRELVDECKTFFFGGHETTALAVSWTLLMLAAHPEWQRALRDELREVTDDGPLDAAALGKLTKMGWVLSEVLRLYPPSPNVQRQALHDVAVDGAGTTIPRGTNMWVDVVAMHHDEALWGPDANEFRPERFAAGAQGGCRHRMGYLPFGFGGRICVGRNLTGMEYRVVVAMVLRRFQLAVAPEYRHAPRVMLSLRPSDGVQLLLTPLDQHTK; encoded by the exons ATGGAGCTCGCAGCGGCTCTCCTGGTGACGACGCACGGCGCGCTGGCGGCGGCGGTCGTGCTGGCCCTCGCCACCTTCCTCTACTTCCTCTACGCGGCGTGGCTCGCGCCGTCGGCCACACGGCGCCGGCTCCGCGGGTCCGGCTTCGGCGGCCCGGCCCCGTCCTTCCCGCTCGGCAACCTCCCCGAGATCGCGGCCTCGCTGGCTGAGAGCAACGGCACGTTACCGGCGGGGGCGGGGGTGACCAGCGACATCCACGGGGCCGTCTTCCCGTACTTCGCGCGGTGGCGCGCGGCGTTCGACAAGGTGTTCGTGTACTGGCTCGGCGCGGAGCCGTTCCTGTACGTGGCCGACCCGGAGTTCCTCAAGTCCGCCACCGCCGGCGCCATGGGCCGGCTCTGGGGCAAGCCCGACGTGTTCCGCCGCGACCGCATGCCCATGTTCGGCCGCGGGCTCGTCATGGCCGAGGGCGACGACTGGGCCCGCCACCGCCACATCATCGCGCCCGCCTTCTCCGCCACCAACCTCAAC GACATGATCGGCGTGATGGAGGAGACGACGGCGAAGATGCTGGGGGACTGGAgcgaggcggtggcggcggcgggccggAGCGCGGGGGCGGTGGTCGACGTGGAGCGGGGCGTGGTGAGGAACGCGGCGGAGATCATCGCCAGGGCCAGCTTCGGCATcggcgacgagggcggcgcgCGGGTGTTCCAGAAGCTGCAGGCCATGCAGACGATGCTGTTCCGCTCCAACCGCCTCGTCGGGGTGCCGCTGGCCAGGCTGCTCCACCTCCGCAAGACCTACGACGCGTGGAAGCTCGGCCGCGAGATCGATGCGCTGCTGCTCGACATCATCGACTCTCGCCGCGGCAGCCAACACGACGCCGGCGGtcaggagaagaagaacaaggaccTGCTGTCGCTGCTGCTGGCCGGGAACGACGAGACGGGGGAAGCAGCAGGGAAAAAGAGGCTGATGACGAGCCGGGAGCTGGTGGACGAGTGCAAGACCTTCTTCTTCGGCGGGCACGAGACGACGGCGCTGGCCGTGTCCTGGACGCTGCTCATGCTCGCGGCGCACCCGGAGTGGCAGCGCGCGCTCCGGGACGAGCTCCGCGAGGTCACCGACGACGGCCCCCTCGACGCCGCCGCGCTAGGCAAGCTCACCAAGATGGGGTGGGTCCTCAGCGAGGTGCTCCGCCTCTACCCGCCGTCCCCGAACGTGCAGCGCCAGGCCCTGCACGATGTCGCTGTCGACGGCGCCGGCACGACCATCCCGCGGGGCACCAACATGTGGGTGGACGTGGTGGCCATGCACCACGACGAGGCGCTGTGGGGCCCCGACGCGAACGAGTTCCGGCCGGAGCGGTTCGCGGCGGGCGCGCAGGGCGGCTGCCGGCACCGGATGGGGTACCTGCCGTTCGGGTTCGGCGGGCGGATCTGCGTGGGAAGGAACCTGACCGGGATGGAGTACCGGGTGGTGGTGGCCATGGTGCTGCGGCGGTTCCAGCTGGCCGTGGCGCCCGAGTACCGGCACGCGCCGCGTGTCATGCTCTCGCTCCGGCCGTCCGACGGCGTTCAGCTCCTCCTCACGCCGCTGGACCAACACACCAAATAG